A single window of Cheilinus undulatus linkage group 12, ASM1832078v1, whole genome shotgun sequence DNA harbors:
- the tmem45b gene encoding transmembrane protein 45B encodes MGNFGGHAIPGSIFLLYGFWLTVKHVLQHYWRSTQPKGRQMMPAFFKKMDYFEGGFAIFAAFVGIMVEQFVIDGPHAHLYDTKNNSWVKLMNWQHSTMYLFFGISGIAIVASTASKLVPIGVDRLVLSLALFVEGFLFYYHVHSRPHLDAHIHTVLLVAVFGGSVSTMLEVFMRHNIILELLGSCFFILQGTWFYQIGFVLYPPNGPEWDLEQHNNIMFVTMCFCWHLAVAMLLVTCTSSLVWFTAKRFSARGRDIEIGMRNTTLNSSSQKALLEASDEE; translated from the exons ATGGGCAACTTTGGAGGCCATGCCATTCCTGGCTCCATTTTCCTGCTCTATGGCTTCTGGCTGACAGTGAAACATGTTCTCCAACACTATTGGAGGTCAACCCAGCCTAAAGGACGACAGATGATGCcagctttctttaaaaaaatggactACTTTGAGGGAGGATTTGCTATTTTCGCTGCATTTGTTG GTATCATGGTTGAACAGTTTGTAATAGACGGGCCTCATGCTCATCTCTATGACACAAAGAACAACTCGTGGGTGAAGCTGATGAACTGGCAGCACAGTACCATGTATTTGTTCTTTGGGATCTCTGGAATAGCGATTGTGGCCAGTACTGCATCCAAACTGGTGCCGATTGGTGTCGACCGCCTTGTTCTGTCTCTGGCTCTGTTTGTTGAAG GCTTCCTGTTCTACTATCACGTGCACAGTCGGCCACATCTggatgctcacattcacaccgtGCTGTTGGTGGCTGTGTTTGGAGGATCAGTCAGCACCATGCTGGAGGTGTTCATGAGACACAATATCATTTTGGAGCTCCTTGGGTCATGCTTCTTCATCCTGCAGGGCACATGGTTCTACCAG ATTGGATTTGTACTCTACCCTCCAAATGGACCAGAGTGGGACCTGGAACAGCATAACAACATCATGTTTGTCACCATGTGTTTCTGCTGGCATTTAGCTGTTGCTATGCTTTTAGTCACCTGCACCTCCTCTTTGGTTTGGTT CACAGCGAAGCGATTCTCAGCACGGGGACGTGACATAGAGATCGGAATGAGAAATACCACGTTAAATTCCAGCTCTCAGAAAGCTCTGCTTGAAGCCTCAGATGAAGAGTGA
- the nfrkb gene encoding nuclear factor related to kappa-B-binding protein: MDALTHMLTDHLDPKEENDGQITEECMLGNCRVNLPEDLLEDPEIFFSVVSESTWTDVLSESQRQHLRQFLPQFPDNNTAEQDGTIIDLFNNRDFHFGNPLHLAQKLFRDGYFNPEVVRYRQLCAKSQKKRQLYSLQQYYHRLLKQILVSRKELLEYAVHNGLDFPPRRKLPTKSHAEMREPRVRRRLNRIIKEVKAECGDSNASSDDDDLSLWNPAPQSPSSPTPTVSLRVLPSLSTQDMKTTEKFELGEQDLKAMLQNHREKRKRQPEHPDLMTADIHLGDILSRANIGRKGALSLFDLCLPKKKIKDERKKKKMRTIKVESEDPCEALAPSETQSAPPANILNSLPDTPSTPLTNIKEEIVEESQSSPASVEEIAVSFFSLLESILKAESLASTLMLEDKVQIWQSSPASSLNAWFSSVPCWSDLVLQALQFLAGETKDGMMALPSGFSPFVEFSEESQQWRWIGSAQDTEKDLSALCQLWLDSKDLVVKTENDDMLEITSPTPRVSTDYVVRPSTGDERQVFQIQEQQRYNQPHKAFTFRMHGFESVVGPVKGVFDKEMSLNKAREHTLLRSDRPPYVTILSLVRDAAARLPNGEGTRAEICELLKDSQFLAPDVTSAQVNTVVSGALDRLHYEKDPCVKYDIGRKLWIYLHRSRTQEEFERIHQAQAAAAKARKALQQKPKPPSKPKSGSKDGSSKTSGCLEAGQDISSNPMSPTPTTPTQNTPGTPKSPLPCTATTPTKTGVPDAIKASPGVLLVSPPSLPQLGAILPSSQAAPPASQPVTSQHTARIVSHLATGSLPQVRVVSAQPGLVSSAGSQQATLVHQAPHQIRMPVSMATKGISQAVVSVPLRGQSASSPVQVPTSLSVSAVAVAKPQTGSPGSPANNPASPAVLQGVASPNIKQVSITGQLGMKTTGGAGIPITATNLRIQGKDVLRLPPSSITTDAKGQTVLRITPDMMATLAKSPVATVKLTPDFLGGAASGSKSISATLHVTPPHPSPSSAPSATSCTGEAQTSKAGPVTPTLLKTAGDTTIRLMPTLAVSVADQKSRTFSTVSSPDKSGATIRIMPGLGVIPQKQGQTITMTTTTGSKPLTVSTCANVVTMAASVVAGAKGITVAPGASGSPLTLGTATATVRQVPATVVTTQTGKLPARITVPLSVLNQPLKSKSVVTTPIVKGSINTNISSLGRNIILTTVPGTKLIAGNKPVSFVTAQQFQQLQQQGQATQVRIQTVPAQQLQQHMATGSPKSVSTVVVTTAPSPKCAPDPPPAPQQ, from the exons ATGGATGCCCTCACCCACATGCTCACAGACCATCTGGATCCAAAGGAAGAAAACGATGGCCAAATCACAGAGgaatgcatgctgggaaactGTAGAGTTAATCTTCCAGAGGACCTACTTGAAGAT CCTGAAATTTTCTTCTCTGTGGTGAGTGAAAGCACATGGACTGATGTTCTGTCAGAATCCCAGAGACAGCACCTTCGCCAGTTTCTGCCACAGTTTCCAGACAACAACACTGCAGAGCAAGATGGTACCATCATTGACCTTTTTAACAATAGAGATTTTCACTTTGGAAATCCCCTTCACCTGGCACAAAAACTATTCAGAG ATGGATATTTCAATCCAGAGGTGGTCAGGTATAGACAACTGTGTGCAAAGTCTCAGAAGAAACGACAGTTGTACTCCCTTCAGCAGTATTACCATAGACTTTTGAAGCAGATCCTCGTCTCCAGAAAG GAGCTGCTGGAGTATGCTGTTCACAATGGTCTGGACTTTCCTCCAAGAAGAAAGTTACCGACTAAGTCCCATGCTGAAATGCGGGAGCCCAGGGTAAGAAGAAGACTGAACCGCATAATAAAAGAGGTCAAAGCTGAGTGTGGGGACAGCAATGCCTCATCTGATGATGACG ACTTATCACTGTGGAACCCGGCACCACAGTCACCATCCTCTCCGACACCTACTGTTTCTCTCAGAGTTCTTCCCAGCCTCTCCACCCAAGACATGAAGACAACAG AAAAATTTGAACTAGGGGAGCAGGACCTAAAAGCTATGCTCCAAAACCATCGAGAGAAGAGGAAGCGACAACCA GAACATCCAGATTTAATGACTGCAGATATCCACCTTGGAGACATATTGTCAAGAGCAAATATTGGACGGAAGGGAGCTCTgt CTCTCTTTGATCTTTGTTTGCCCAAAAAGAAGATTAAAgatgaaagaaagaagaagaagatgaggacAATTAAAGTGGAATCTGAGGATCCTTGTGAAGCTCTTGCACCTTCAGAAACCCAGTCAGCTCCACCAGCAAACATCCTCAACTCCCTGCCGGACACACCATCTACTCCACTCACCAACATCAAGGAGGA AATTGTGGAGGAATCACAGAGCAGTCCAGCTTCAGTTGAGGAAATTGCCGTCAGTTTCTTCAGCTTGTTGGAGAGTATCTTAAAAGCAGAAAGCCTCGCCAGTACTTTAATG TTGGAGGACAAAGTTCAAATTTGGCAGTCCTCTCCGGCCAGCTCCCTCAACGCATGGTTTTCTTCTGTTCCATGCTGGTCTGACTTAGTTCTTCAGGCTTTGCAGTTTCTTGCTGGAGAGACTAAAG ATGGCATGATGGCTCTCCCCAGTGGCTTTTCTCCCTTTGTGGAATTTTCTGAGGAATCTCAGCAGTGGAGATGGATTG GTTCTGCCCAGGATACAGAGAAGGATCTCAGTGCACTCTGTCAGCTGTGGTTGGACTCCAAAGATTTAGTTGTAAAG ACAGAGAATGATGACATGTTAGAGATTACTTCTCCAACACCACGAGT TTCAACTGATTATGTGGTTCGTCCCAGCACTGGAGATGAGAGACAGGTGTTTCAAATCCag GAGCAGCAGCGATACAACCAGCCACACAAGGCCTTTACCTTCAGGATGCACGGCTTTGAGTCTGTGGTTGGGCCTGTTAAAGGGGTCTTCGATAAGGAGATGTCCCTCAACAAAGCCAGGGAGCACACACTGCTCCGCTCAGACCGTCCACCATATGTCACCATTCTTTCTCTAG TGCGTGATGCTGCAGCCAGGCTACCCAACGGAGAAGGAACAAGGGCAGAGATCTGTGAACTGTTAAAGGACTCACAGTTTCTCGCTCCAGATGTCACAAGTGCACAG GTGAATACAGTTGTAAGTGGGGCTCTGGATCGACTTCACTATGAAAAAGACCCCTGTGTGAAGTACGACATTGGTCGGAAACTTTGGATTTACCTGCACCGCAGTCGCACTCAAGAGGAGTTTG AGCGGATCCACCAGGCACAAGCTGCTGCAGCAAAAGCAAGAAAGGCTCTGCAGCAGAAACCTAAACCTCCATCTAAACCT AAGTCTGGAAGTAAAGATGGAAGCAGTAAAACCTCTGGATGTCTTGAGGCAGGACAGGATATAAGCTCCAATCCCATGTCCCCGACCCCTACAACACCAACCCAGAACACACCTGGAACCCCCAAGTCACCGTTACCCTGCACAGCCACAACACCAACAAAAACCGGAGTCCCAGATGCTATAAAAGCCAGCCCAGG TGTTCTTCTTgtttcccctccctccctgccCCAGCTGGGAGCAATCTTACCCAGCAGCCAGGCTGCTCCTCCAGCTTCACAGCCTGTCACGTCCCAGCACACAGCGAGGATAGTGAGTCACCTGGCGACGGGTTCCCTCCCTCAGGTACGGGTTGTTTCAGCTCAACCTGGACTGGTTTCATCAGCTGGAAGTCAGCAGGCTACTCTTGTGCACCAGGCACCTCATCAGATCAGGATGCCGGTGTccatggcaacaaaaggcaTTTCACAG GCCGTGGTCTCTGTGCCTCTGAGGGGTCAGTCTGCAAGCAGTCCAGTCCAGGTGCCGACCTCTCTAtctgtgtctgctgtagctgtGGCTAAACCTCAGACAGGATCACCAGGAAGCCCTGCTAACAACCCCGCTTCCCCTGCTGTGCTGCAAGGAGTTGCCAGCCCAAATATCAAACAG gTATCCATTACAGGTCAGTTGGGCATGAAGACTACAGGAGGAGCAGGTATTCCAATCACAGCTACAAACCTGCGCATCCAGGGTAAAGATGTCCTACGTCTCCCGCCCTCCTCAATCACCACAGACGCTAAAGGCCAAACAGTGTTGCGGATCACCCCAGACATGATGGCAACTCTTGCAAAATCCCCGGTGGCGACTGTCAAACTAACCCCTGACTTCCTTGGCGGTGCTGCTTCAGGCAGCAAGAGCATATCAGCCACGCTCCATGTGACGCCACCCCACCCTTCACCTTCCTCCGCTCCCAGCGCTACATCCTGTACAGGCGAAGCACAGACCTCCAAAGCGGGCCCTGTTACCCCCACCTTGTTGAAGACTGCAGGAGACACAACCATACGTCTCATGCCAACATTGGCGGTCTCTGTCGCAGATCAAAAATCAAGGACCTTCTCCACCGTGAGTTCCCCTGATAAGAGTGGTGCCACCATTCGGATTATGCCGGGCCTTGGTGTTATTCCACAGAAACAAGGTCAGACTATTACCATGACCACCACCACTGGCAGCAAGCCACTCACGGTGTCGACATGTGCTAATGTAGTGACCATGGCTGCCAGTGTTGTGGCTGGTGCTAAGGGGATCACAGTGGCTCCTGGAGCTTCAGGTTCTCCTCTGACTCTAGGGACAGCTACAGCCACAGTGCGACAAGTTCCTGCTACGGTAGTGACCACACAAACA GGGAAGCTGCCTGCAAGGATAACAGTGCCCCTTTCTGTTCTCAACCAACCACTGAAGAGTAAGAGTGTTGTGACCACACCTATTGTAAAAGGAAGTATCAATACAAA TATCAGCAGTCTAGGCAGGAACATCATCCTTACCACCGTGCCTGGAACAAAGCTGATCGCAGGAAACAAACCAGTCAGCTTTGTCACAGCGCAGCAGTTCcagcagcttcagcagcagGGGCAGGCCACACAG GTCCGCATTCAAACAGTTCCtgcacagcagctgcagcagcacatGGCAACAGGTTCCCCAAAATCAGTTTCTACAGTTGTTGTGACAACAGCACCTTCACCCAAATGTGCCCCTGACCCCCCGCCTGCGCCTCAGCAGTGA